Proteins encoded in a region of the Triticum dicoccoides isolate Atlit2015 ecotype Zavitan chromosome 3A, WEW_v2.0, whole genome shotgun sequence genome:
- the LOC119272739 gene encoding mitochondrial proton/calcium exchanger protein-like, which yields MGAKAKINVDGAVGRHGHCGVAAAVCRDSTGLYLGSSLVVYAGIIDPTLLEAFACREALALAEDLRIQMMHVASDCEEVVKDIKQGSGGYHGAIIQEIIARKNDMISCDVHSGKSASDHTTNKGAGLESLDKHQLLHSLVDGASRKGRHKVILPLRSGAMWQTLRFASTNAARRPEFDSGNEQEDDQDRHQEKDVSMEDSVDSAVELGPAKAKPEMNNQEQSSVKQKFWASVPVIGPAIEGVASMSIADWTGLFNFSHKKDEFFSALQHYWLGLRLLWLDVRISSRLLLKLANGKRLSRRERSQLTRTTADIFKLVPFSVFIVVPFMELLLPVFLRLFPNMQPSTFKDRMKEQEALKRKLNARMEYAKFLQDIVKEMAKEVKFTRNGENKQRAEDIEQFIKKVRTGSYVDNGEILGFAKLFSDELTLDNMSRPRLVNMCKYMGIQPYGTNNYLRFMLRRKLKCIKDDDILIQREGVASLSEDELRQACRERGHLGLLPVEEMREELQDWLDLSLHCEVPSSLLILSRAFTFSGKMKPEDVAATLSSLPDNIFGSVGLSLPSEDALSARKRKLEFLKMQDKLIKEEENEEEDMGKLEDKDKACNKFSVKEAGDLARKRMLEKQEELCKVSQALALLSSASSTSKERQEFLSLVHREIELYNSIREGSTTEDANEAYVAAKGSKSARSSVSSALMRKINAMLKELKTEIDDVDTAIGDGRQLLDRSWTGNVTSEEVAAAAAYLKHNLDSSGIEELIGSLSKDKDGKILVEDIVKLGTQAEEAEPDDE from the exons ATGGGGGCCAAAGCAAAGATCAATGTCGACGGAGCTGTAGGTCGGCATGGCCATtgtggagtggcagcagcagtatgCAGGGATAGCACCGGGCTTTACCTGGGCTCTTCTCTTGTTGTGTATGCAGGTATTATTGACCCGACTCTTCTCGAAGCATTTGCGTGTAGAGAAGCTCTTGCACTTGCAGAGGACCTGAGAATTCAGATGATGCACGTTGCTTCAGATTGTGAGGAAGTGGTGAAGGACATTAAGCAAGGGTCGGGAGGATATCATGGTGCCATCATCCAGGAAATAATTGCTAGGAAAAATGATATGATTTCAT GTGATGTCCATTCAGGGAAGTCGGCTTCAGATCATACAACTAATAAAGGGGCTGGATTGGAAAGCTTGGATAAACATCAGCTGTTACACAGTTTAGTTGACGGCGCTTCTCGGAAAGGAAGGCACAAAGTTATTTTACCGTTGCGATCTGGTGCTATGTGGCAGACTCTTCGGTTTGCAAGCACTAATGCAGCTAGAAGACCCGAGTTTGACAGTGGCAATGAACAGGAGGACGATCAAGACAGACATCAAGAGAAAGACGTATCAATGGAAGACTCTGTGGACTCTGCAGTAGAGCTAGGTCCTGCCAAAGCCAAACCCGAAATGAATAATCAAGAACAGTCGTCTGTGAAACAGAAGTTCTGGGCAAGTGTTCCTGTGATTGGTCCTGCAATTGAAGGAGTCGCTTCCATGAGCAT TGCTGATTGGACTGGACTCTTTAATTTCAGTCACAAGAAGGACGAGTTCTTTTCAGCCTTGCAGCACTACTGGCTTGGCTTGCGACTGCTGTGGCTAGATGTTAGGATTTCGTCCAGATTACTGCTGAAGCTAGCCAATGGGAAAAGACTCTCTAGAAGAGAGAGAAGCCAGCTGACCCGCACAACTGCAGACATATTCAAGCTGGTCCCCTTTTCGGTTTTTATCGTAGTCCCATTCATGGAACTTTTGTTGCCTGTGTTTCTAAGGCTGTTCCCAAACATGCAACCTTCAACATTCAAGGACAGGATGAAAGAACAG GAGGCACTAAAAAGGAAGCTCAATGCAAGGATGGAATATGCCAAGTTTCTACAGGACATCGTGAAGGAAATGGCGAAAGAAGTGAAGTTTACACGTAATGGAGAGAATAAGCAAAGGGCAGAGGATATTGAGCAGTTCATTAAGAAA GTAAGGACTGGTTCATATGTTGATAATGGTGAAATATTGGGTTTTGCGAAGTTATTCAGTGATGAACTAACCTTGGATAATATGAGCAG GCCACGTTTAGTAAATATGTGCAAGTATATGGGGATCCAGCCATATGGGACAAACAATTATTTGCGCTTCATGCTCAGAAGAAAACTGAAATG TATAAAAGATGACGATATATTAATACAGAGAGAAGGTGTAGCCTCTCTCAGTGAAGATGAACTCCGTCAGGCCTGCAGGGAGAGAGGCCACCTTGGTTTGCTTCCAGTAGAAGAGATGCGTGAAGAG CTGCAAGATTGGTTGGACCTGTCTCTCCACTGTGAAGTGCCATCTTCTCTCCTTATACTATCTAG AGCCTTCACATTTTCTGGCAAGATGAAGCCTGAGGATGTTGCAGCTACACTATCATCCCTTCCTGACAACATATTCGGTAGTGTGGGTCTTAGCTTGCCATCTGAAGATGCTCTTTCAGCTAGGAAGAGGAAGTTGGAATTCTTGAAAATGCAAGATAAACTTATCAAG GAAGAAGAAAACGAAGAAGAGGACATGGGGAAGTTGGAAGACAAAGATAAGGCGTGCAATAAATTCAGTGTCAAGGAAGCTGGTGATCTGGCAAGAAAGAGAATGTTAGAGAAACAGGAAGAGCTTTGCAAAGTTAGTCAGGCATTAGCTCTTTTGTCTTCTGCATCG TCAACTAGCAAGGAACGTCAAGAATTCCTAAGCCTTGTGCACAGAGAG ATAGAACTGTACAACTCAATACGTGAAGGTTCTACGACAGAGGATGCCAATGAGGCATACGTAGCTGCGAAGGGGAGTAAATCCGCTAGAAGTTCAGTATCATCGGCACTCATGAGGAAG ATAAATGCCATGCTCAAGGAACTGAAAACGGAGATAGATGATGTAGACACGGCCATTGGTGATGGCCGGCAGCTTCTGGACAG ATCTT GGACCGGTAATGTCACGTCGGAGGAGGTGGCGGCCGCGGCCGCGTACCTGAAGCACAACTTGGACAGTTCAGGCATCGAGGAGCTCATCGGGAGCCTCTCCAAAGATAAAG ACGGGAAGATCCTGGTTGAGGACATCGTCAAGCTTGGCACACAAGCTGAGGAAGCGGAACCCGACGACGAATGA